Within Topomyia yanbarensis strain Yona2022 chromosome 2, ASM3024719v1, whole genome shotgun sequence, the genomic segment gagtgaagctaatttctggatttcaacataAAATCTACCAGATCCCTacatcaatttttgcttcaggtgatcgagcagcatcgaaatgagcatcccatcaaatcatagtgcgtattaaactgaaatataatcaatgcaatcctctgacatatcaactcgacatcaattgattcagtctgtaacgtaacttctattgatataagtcaaggcaaaaggatgcagtatgttttatttcaacgttactattatgcgtaggacaatgtgtaaatgttttgaaataattcgtctgaacatttcaactcgacaacatttcagttcgaatttctacatattaaagtcccccccccactcacccctcactacgccctattgctcaactacctacgctcatgaaattgagctaaggcttttgaataattcatccaaacataccaatgtggtaaatctaaaatatataatgttattttggaatgctatatgaaataccattggtacacccgcagtgttggcaataaaaatgatttttggcatttaatttgatgtatcgaactttgaacagctataacttggcttagagacattctaacaccatacatccttcggcaaagttgttcagcatatcctggactatacttttatctatttgttggcatactacaagaagaattgtagtctgtaaaattaaaaatgcaaaattataggttttcccatactaatctccatacaaatttcaaacgcaatgcgccacgccgggtcaacacaaatcgaccccaaattttgcagttgtttgggaccccaaaaagtACCAAAAAAGTGTTGTGCTCGGTTGATGcggctatgattacgtttttccatataacaatgccccaccctattgTACAGGTGTCCATTACAGGACCTGTGTTAGGGGTGTTGGGCGATTTTGAAGTATTTGGTGGGCTTTTCCGTGGGATCATTTTGGGACGAACTCGTCTTGTCCTGCTAATAAGTTTTCAGATCAGAGTAGTTCACTCGATACTGCTACAAATGATCTTAGAAACGTTGCCGTGTTCATTGATTTCAGGTTCCAGACGATTAAAAGTCCCGAAAAGTATCCCACATGTTTCATTAGGGTCTTTAAGGGTATGTTTAAGGGATAAGGGTTactgaattttatcattgagtGAATAGTTTaacttccttgacctgattcaAAGTATGTACTAAGAAGTTATCGTGTTCAATAAAACgacaaaattacaaattataaacattatttaagttttcatttttttattcttcttctAATAAtataactttaaaataaaatttctgtAAGTTTTGCAGCCTTACAAAACATATATTAGAAAATGCACATTTTTACTAAATATTTGAGATCGTGTCTCgcatttgttcagaaaatatctaCACGAATCAATGCTGACCTGAATCAATGTTAATATAACAACAGGTTACCGTGTACAATAGTTgacaataaattaaataaatctaAATCATTTCGCATTACGCCCTAATCTTCAGAAGATCGAATCAGAATACGGAAATAAATCTTACACCACGGGATGCTGCATTATGTAAGGTCCAAATATAGCAATCAGCTGTTCCAGAAGCTTTCCAGTTATGTATATTCAAAAGAACTAAACAATTCCGCACTTACCAGAGTTACTGATAGTTTGTCCCATGgtgatctcatcagaatctcTCTTAGTCCTGGGAGCGGGCAGGTGTAGACACCTTATAAGAAAATTCCTTTACTCCTTCCTCAGGCAAAACTGCATTCCATACGGCACATTCCAGTTAGAACAATTCGCAATGATTGCACAAGCACTGCAGCGTTCGTTAAAAATCCCGCTCAGCACTTCATCATAATGCATAACATGAAATAAAATGCGAAACTTCCGACAATTATTTACTAATAcgtattttctataataaattgAGGATATTAGCGTCACAGAAGTTTAACTAAAAATTCACTTGGTTCTAAATTCTAGCGGTTGTCAAAGAATCAGCAAGcacaaaaagtaaaaaaagcgTGCATGCTGTCATCGCAGCTGGAATAAAACACAAGAGATAGCAAGACAGGGTAACACAAAACAGAAACATAATTTTCGATGTTTTATGTAGGATTCTTATTTTTTGCCACTGTCGAATTGGATAAacgcacggttaaataaaacaacctgcagaataagttgttttaacttacttttgtgttgtgcatcgctttcgcacttattagtgttgtcaaaaacaaaaagagagattcgactcagtcgaggtcttccgtggaggaaggtacttttgagttgtttgggttgaactcaaaattaggtaaattcaacttaaatttgagtataaaaaacctatcaatgagttgtaatttttgccgtggtttattggaaactaccttcaacacggtttacctaattttaagttcccccacgataccacgagattgagtcaaaggaactcaattttaggtagtttttcgtttccgtgcgGTCCTCATATCCAGATCCAATATATTGGCGAATTAATGGAAAACCCATAAATATCTCAATCCTATTTGAATGCTCATCCTCGATCCAACTTTTTTTCATTGCTCCATCAATACAttgtgttcaataaaattacaattacattATTGTCCATACTATCTAGGGCCGTAACAGAACAGCTCAGTAATTTTATAAAACAACCTACAATAAGTCCAGATGATTGGCTACAAtactatattttattttttgtgtattCAATACACAAAAATAAAGTGCATGTTTTGCAGCAAATTTCAATATAAAgtcgacttttacagtaaaaaagaGAGGGAACACAAAAATATGTCAATGTTGTCAATACATTAGTTTCTCAGAAACAGTAATATCCTATGTGAATTTACCGTATCATTTTTGTGGTACAGGGGTAGtgcacttgtgatgcatttttaaaaatcatctaAATTAGTTACATTTTCTTTACAGCAAAATAGAaattgcgttgcgtgtaagatgtCAAAATTCTGCAAGAAAATAACTCTACATCCAACAAAATATCGGGGAGGGAGTCCAAAAGGGATACGAAAATAGAAACgaaattgttttttgtaaataaatgCAATGCAATTTTAAATACAACAAAGCTAAGTCTAACAACAGCAACCAAGCACAATAaccatgataactttttttctatatAAATGTTTGTTCAATAAATTTCAGTCCGGGTTAGAAGTACCTCGTTGTACTGGGAAAGTATTGTAATGTTCTAATATTGCCCGAAAAGAGAATTCATACAGATCTGAAAAGAATTTAACAACAATATGCTAAAGCTGAGGTGACATTATCACAAAAAAATCTATTAGTTATTCCTATCGCTATATCTGGCAACGCTGGTGGGAAatggaaatatttaaaaacatcgCACGAAACGTCAAAGTTCTCCTTTCATGTTTTGCTCGATCGTTCTGCAGTttccatattgtttacatcactcATAATTTATAAAAATTTCCCGTTTATTAACGCATATCGGCATGTTGCAGGTAAAATATAAATCTTAAGTTCtagaaaatgttttaaaatatactATCACCATATAGGCATTTAATTTACACCGTTTAAGAACGGTGACGTCCACCTGGTTCACCGctgcaaagttttgttcgaCAGAAACTACCGCAGTTGAAACCGGCGCAAGCCATGTGGCATCAAAACCCGTGCCCGATAAGCTGTACAGTCGGGTTGAACTGGAGATGAAAGGTATCGACCCGGAAGTGATGAAAAGTTATGCATATTTTGCCCAAACTGCTGCCGGACATTTGGATATTGAAGTTGGGAAACAGTATGTTGAACTCAGCGTTGTATGTAGGTATCTAGTCATCCAACTTATTTGAACTATTTTTAGGTGGGCTCTGCGGAAAGCAGTCAAGGATCGTTTGACGCTGCTGAAGTCGGTTCACATCTACAAGAAGCACCGGGTGCAATATGAGATTCGAAACTATTATCGGTTTATGCATTTCCACAAGCTGACTGGATCTACATTGGATACCTTTTTGGAGTATATAGAACGAAATCTACCCGAAGGTGTAGCTCTTAAGGTTACCAAAGTGGAACTACAAGAAATGCCAGAACACTTGAGATCGGAGAAGTTATGAACGATTGGTTGTCAATTTAAGCAATTCAAATTCAGATATCCGCTAAGAAGTAGTACGTAAACCTAAAATAAATCGTATGGTAGAAAACAAAAACGTGTGCTTATGCAGATAGTAATAGCCGATTATGTCGGTAAGTTCGGTGATTATTCTAGAATATCAATAGGGGAACACGGGTTATTAAGATCGtgagggtaattcggacccctcgatttctctgaaaatcgtaagactttctgactgtcgtacatattcgtggaactgctattccaaaacaaattttgaaagctgaatctaattctttgtttttttagaaaggagatacctacgtgtttcatttttttccatcctcaaaacaaaaatcatgggccctattctcacagtcacgtcacctagtgactagaggaaaatttccttctagtcaccaagtgacgtgactgtgagaatagggccccattATTAtagtaaaaccgtgattaaatcaataaatgaaagtgaaaaaaataataggtaagtgttttggaaagcttgaggctcttattttgtggaatgatttttgtttggatgaAAACTCATATATTCAAAACGCTCACTACTTGGATGAAATgaacgtacggggctattcggaccccctattgcATCAAGATCAACCCAaattcagcggcttgcggctacgcGCACGCTACAGCAAAGAAAATGCACGATGCGCCAAACGACAGATTAAATCTTATAacgcaataattttttttgcttgagGGGGAGGTAAGGATTTAAgcctaaaaaaaaaaatttttgcgatttgtttttacaaatttgggtgaagcaaattcaccaaaacttttgtgcattataatgtatcatttcaacaacattctgtaatttttaaatgcaaaaatattggtaaacgactcggtgattaagctttttgtagaacgtctctgaaaaatacatgattttcgGTGTtatccattcaaaaactacttaaccgatttatttcaaatttgcactttcatggcaccaaaatgtagagGTTTCAGACTACTCTACCCACCTAAAAAGACGATtagcttaggtaggtccgaatagcccgggttcccctattaaTTTGGTATGATGGTTGACATTAGTCCGTATTTTCACCAATAATCCACATATTATATATTAATGGATGAGTGATTAACATTGAGTTTATTATGTACGCCAAACAAACAAGGTTGGATAATGAATCCAAGATAATCTTAGATAATATATAGGGGAAAGTAAGGCAATATCGCCATGTGGGTCGAGTTGAGCACTTTCATTTTCTaagaacaatttatttttttttgtttacacGAATGGTCTGCAAATCATCTgtgggtgaatggagaacagtgattctagttatgtaaggtatgAAAACTAGGCTGGATGGAACTATCCGTGTCAGTCTTggatatcacatacatttggagcagcatcagatgttgcttcaagctgttCTCAACTCCTATTCGGCAGTTTTCACGCCGTTACCCGCGTTACGGTTTGGTAAGGCCAAACTGGTGCTGAAGGGGGTCAATTGAGGTTGTCTGACGTATTtttgatggtcacatcattagccTTTCTGCGCTATAATCGACAGACAGCCTTAGTTGATTATAAGATGAGGGATTTATATTTAATGTGGTAAAAAATTTCTCTTTTTCTTAGAGATCCTTTCTATGAGACGGTCGACCGACGGCGTCGATATGCCGGAAAAGATGTGCAGCggtaagaaattttaaacatgaGAGAATGAAACTAccattgaaatgaaatctgtaagtagatttaacaaaattcttaatttcaggaactgtacgagatggcgctgggcctttggccttcgactggcatggtccattttcattgattcggaagtcttcttggctggttggtagatatatgctcctacttgcaagttgatcaattcgcttgggtgggagacatgtggatcctactagttttcgactcttttgatcatggatatgaggctagttcaggaaaggagtgcaggaatggcacctaagagatagttaattgttcttatgattattaaactcgaccaagcacaccggttctcagaaatgataagcaaccctttcgggtcggtgtggtctattcgagtcAAACCTGgtggacattcggttcgagcaaactttatggggaatagtggataaatatttcttatggctttatgggcagagattctttgcgaaatcctaaaatatcttcactggtatagctacttaggataataataatagaaaaattgagggtttgcctggtccataatgtaatgaatacgtatattgactagaacagagataagtgcaacggtgagacggtaggtgtacagttaatgcacataggttgcagaaataggttgttgagacagcccgattgcacactgataaataacaataacgaatggTCTGCAAATCGTCATTAGATAATGCATTATTTCAACt encodes:
- the LOC131681643 gene encoding small ribosomal subunit protein uS10m, with product MLQAFNLHRLRTVTSTWFTAAKFCSTETTAVETGASHVASKPVPDKLYSRVELEMKGIDPEVMKSYAYFAQTAAGHLDIEVGKQWALRKAVKDRLTLLKSVHIYKKHRVQYEIRNYYRFMHFHKLTGSTLDTFLEYIERNLPEGVALKVTKVELQEMPEHLRSEKL